In Methanosarcina barkeri MS, a single window of DNA contains:
- a CDS encoding tyrosine-type recombinase/integrase produces the protein MKIKHLSFDQYGAILTVNGKTGMIRVRVIFSVPYLASWLDIHPQKDNPDAYLWILIRGKCNGKPMQYSAFRKLIGMLTEKAGIKKRVYNHLFRHSRSTELAQHLTESQMEAHLGWVHGSDMPSVYVHLSGKQVDDAMLRIYGMTKKEDMIPELTSKTCPICEKINSPTSKFCSRCGRILDLAVALELEELENKIPELMEVLLRSPEAVGIMQKMYAKKVAEKKNKGEALD, from the coding sequence ATTAAGATCAAACATTTAAGCTTTGATCAGTATGGAGCTATTTTAACCGTCAATGGCAAAACCGGAATGATAAGAGTAAGGGTAATTTTTTCGGTTCCTTACCTGGCTTCCTGGCTGGATATTCACCCACAAAAAGATAATCCGGATGCTTATCTATGGATTCTTATTAGGGGAAAGTGTAACGGCAAACCTATGCAGTACTCTGCTTTTCGAAAGCTCATAGGTATGCTTACGGAAAAAGCTGGAATTAAAAAGAGAGTCTATAATCATCTCTTCCGGCATTCCAGAAGTACAGAACTTGCCCAACATTTGACTGAATCTCAAATGGAAGCTCATTTAGGATGGGTTCATGGTTCAGATATGCCCAGTGTCTATGTTCATCTTTCCGGGAAACAGGTAGATGATGCTATGCTCCGGATCTATGGCATGACGAAAAAAGAAGACATGATCCCGGAACTTACCAGTAAGACCTGCCCAATATGTGAAAAGATCAACAGTCCTACATCTAAATTTTGCTCAAGGTGCGGACGTATTCTTGATTTAGCTGTAGCTCTTGAACTTGAGGAACTGGAAAATAAGATACCTGAGCTTATGGAAGTACTCTTGAGAAGCCCTGAGGCGGTAGGAATTATGCAAAAAATGTATGCGAAGAAGGTCGCAGAAAAAAAGAATAAAGGTGAGGCTTTGGACTGA
- a CDS encoding PGF-pre-PGF domain-containing protein yields MTNKKKLNSMPLTTSILFFLILGSCVASAGTETRLTQGERLTTDTGGTPTSWYWDFVGGANPKQSTNATQTFTNPGMYNVTLTVANEAGNSKVTKPNCITIAPQQEPVADFATPNSTIVYGFWPNWPYLESYQPDWDTLTHVSYSEWTLNSDGTITDPGNMSHYYAVRDQAHQHGVKITLCIYSSDPYAMDSVIANHQTDFINNISNSLQMYGADGVNLDLETPTDINSITGTSNAPLFENLMANLYTTLKTENPAYHISIDTPWGIKHAATFKNANLKKYVDSVFLMSYDYCNRRTTAPNSPYDSPIQYDAIDSVNETSKYFNKNQIILGLPFYGYDYSTDSNQPGANITNEQAIHIEDAINNSQIYGRIWDSDSNTPWYFYKAGDTWHQVWYDDDESLRLKYQYAKSENLGGVGFWALGYERNYSNIWKVFQLDPVADFSTSVTSGYAPLSVQFTDLSQHAILRNWNFGDGTTSTEKNPLHIYYAAGTYIVNLTAGNGNNTASKTATITVFEENSSSDDGSGSGHSSSSGGGSGGGGGGSPELQSNVQVKELSQAAVINGKSVKFNFSKNATCVVYVSFDAKKTFGKTTTIAEQLKGKSSLVSILPDGEVYKSFNVWVGNGGIATSKNIENPIVCFKVEKSWVKDKNIDKSSITLNRYNDKKWEQFPANLSGEDDKYLNFKAKTSGFSSFAITGTAKPLSEETVTKINIDDPETIKINADNPETIKINIDDPETINNTTNKEPQTEQKEIPRIPSFEIYYGIASLFAVILYKRK; encoded by the coding sequence ATGACAAATAAGAAAAAATTGAATTCAATGCCTTTAACAACATCAATCTTATTTTTTCTAATTCTCGGCTCATGTGTGGCATCGGCTGGAACAGAAACTCGACTCACGCAAGGTGAGCGATTAACTACCGATACTGGTGGAACGCCAACCTCCTGGTACTGGGATTTCGTGGGTGGCGCCAATCCAAAGCAATCCACGAACGCAACCCAAACTTTTACGAATCCAGGGATGTATAACGTTACTTTAACAGTAGCAAATGAAGCAGGCAATAGTAAGGTGACGAAACCGAATTGTATTACTATAGCTCCCCAACAAGAACCAGTGGCAGATTTCGCTACGCCTAACAGTACTATAGTATATGGTTTCTGGCCCAACTGGCCTTACCTTGAATCCTATCAACCAGATTGGGATACCCTAACTCATGTTTCATATTCTGAATGGACTTTAAACAGTGATGGTACAATTACGGACCCAGGAAATATGAGTCACTATTATGCAGTTAGGGACCAGGCGCACCAACATGGAGTAAAAATAACACTGTGTATATACTCAAGTGATCCATATGCAATGGACAGTGTAATTGCAAACCACCAAACAGATTTCATAAACAATATCTCAAATTCGTTACAAATGTACGGTGCAGACGGAGTAAATTTAGACCTGGAAACGCCGACCGATATAAACAGTATCACAGGAACTTCAAATGCTCCTCTATTTGAAAATTTAATGGCGAATCTTTATACAACATTAAAAACTGAGAATCCCGCTTATCATATTTCTATAGATACTCCCTGGGGTATAAAACATGCTGCGACCTTCAAAAATGCAAATCTTAAAAAATATGTAGATTCCGTTTTTCTAATGAGTTATGATTATTGTAATCGTAGAACCACGGCTCCCAATTCGCCATATGACAGTCCAATACAATATGATGCGATCGATTCAGTAAACGAAACATCAAAATATTTTAATAAAAATCAAATAATATTAGGTTTGCCATTTTATGGTTATGATTATTCGACCGATTCCAATCAACCAGGAGCAAACATAACCAATGAACAGGCCATACATATAGAAGATGCTATTAATAATTCTCAGATTTATGGCAGAATTTGGGACTCGGATTCCAACACTCCCTGGTATTTTTATAAAGCTGGTGATACATGGCATCAAGTATGGTACGATGACGATGAATCACTTAGATTAAAATATCAATATGCAAAATCCGAAAATCTAGGTGGAGTAGGGTTCTGGGCTTTGGGATACGAAAGAAATTATTCTAACATCTGGAAAGTGTTTCAATTAGATCCCGTAGCAGACTTCAGCACCAGCGTCACGAGTGGATATGCCCCTCTCTCAGTCCAGTTCACCGACTTGTCGCAGCACGCAATATTAAGGAATTGGAACTTTGGAGATGGAACTACTTCAACTGAGAAAAACCCATTGCATATTTACTATGCAGCAGGAACCTATATTGTTAACCTGACAGCAGGCAATGGAAATAATACTGCCTCAAAAACTGCTACAATAACCGTGTTTGAAGAAAACAGCTCAAGCGATGATGGTAGTGGAAGTGGCCATAGCAGCTCTAGTGGTGGAGGAAGTGGAGGAGGTGGAGGCGGTTCTCCGGAGCTTCAAAGTAATGTCCAGGTAAAGGAACTTTCACAAGCTGCTGTTATAAATGGAAAATCTGTAAAGTTCAATTTCTCAAAGAATGCAACCTGTGTTGTGTATGTGAGTTTTGATGCAAAGAAAACCTTTGGGAAGACCACAACTATTGCTGAACAGCTCAAAGGGAAATCTTCTCTGGTTTCCATACTGCCCGATGGTGAAGTCTACAAATCCTTTAATGTCTGGGTAGGAAATGGTGGAATTGCGACCTCAAAGAACATAGAAAATCCAATCGTGTGTTTCAAGGTTGAAAAATCCTGGGTAAAGGACAAAAATATCGACAAATCATCTATCACTCTTAACAGATACAACGATAAAAAATGGGAGCAATTTCCAGCAAATCTTTCAGGAGAAGATGACAAATACCTGAATTTCAAAGCCAAAACTTCAGGTTTCTCATCATTTGCAATAACGGGTACAGCGAAACCATTATCTGAAGAAACTGTAACGAAAATAAATATTGATGACCCTGAAACAATTAAAATAAATGCTGACAACCCTGAAACAATTAAAATAAATATTGACGACCCTGAAACAATTAATAACACAACGAACAAAGAACCACAAACTGAACAAAAAGAAATTCCGAGAATACCAAGTTTTGAAATATATTACGGAATAGCTAGCCTGTTTGCAGTAATCCTGTATAAAAGAAAGTAA
- a CDS encoding DUF116 domain-containing protein, which produces MHIPYEYLGKIFIYLVLFVLAGTGIALLIGAYSVKKRRIIFPEFVLFTLYLFYSPAKWICKAFRIRETLVDDILIDVRNAVAYDDFRHVKDKKILLLPQCLRHPNCKARCDPIHGYECKRCGLCDISRISEAADRCNFQVFVIPGGSFVKKIFNEYKPEACLGVACYNELSENMQAVSFIPVQGVLLLRDGCFNTEANVEEIIQKMEMCNV; this is translated from the coding sequence ATGCATATTCCTTACGAATATCTTGGAAAAATATTCATATATCTGGTTCTATTTGTTCTTGCAGGAACAGGAATCGCCCTGCTCATAGGGGCATATTCCGTTAAAAAACGCAGGATAATTTTTCCGGAGTTCGTGCTGTTTACACTTTATCTTTTCTATTCTCCTGCAAAATGGATCTGCAAAGCTTTCAGGATAAGGGAAACCCTTGTTGACGATATCCTTATTGATGTCCGAAACGCTGTTGCGTATGATGATTTCCGGCATGTTAAAGACAAGAAAATCCTGCTTCTTCCTCAGTGCTTGCGCCATCCGAACTGTAAAGCCAGGTGCGATCCAATCCACGGGTATGAGTGCAAGCGTTGCGGGCTATGTGATATTTCAAGAATCTCCGAGGCTGCTGATAGGTGCAACTTCCAGGTTTTTGTAATACCTGGAGGAAGTTTTGTCAAAAAGATCTTTAACGAATACAAACCTGAAGCCTGCCTTGGTGTAGCCTGCTATAACGAGCTTTCCGAGAATATGCAGGCTGTCTCGTTTATTCCCGTACAGGGTGTTCTTCTTTTAAGGGACGGATGCTTTAATACTGAAGCAAATGTTGAGGAAATAATTCAAAAAATGGAGATGTGCAATGTATAA